The genomic region caaattaaaatatattagaaAAATCATCCGGCGACAGATcatcaaacagacaaacaagcaCAAAATACTGTATGAACAGCACAGCATCTGTCCAAATCAACAGCAGTCAAAAGAAATCTGCAGAACGTCATCCTACGAGTTGTACAAAATACTCAAGATGGGTAAACTACCTAATTTTTCCAGCTCCGAGGGAGGTAATAGCTGAAGGAGTGTCGATGTCTGCCTGAGGTCAGGCCCCTCCAGGGATTCACAAGAAAAATCAAAAGAGGTAGTGAGATGATTAATGAGAGAGGGCTGCTGAAAAAGCAGAGCTCTGCTACACAAGTGTGAACTCATTTTTTGGGAGATTTCTCTTAATTTTGCTCTCGTGTGTAATGCCGAAGAGTTTTAATCTCTTTGGACCTCCAACGGCTATTTAAGTGAAACCATCTTGGAAGTTTGGTGGAACCTGATAACGACTGATACACAACTGAAACATGAGGAGGAACCCCAGCTAGACATAGTGCccaaaaaagtttgggaaccacAGCCTAACTAGTAACAGTTGCTCgcaaataaaaagtaaagtaaaaagtacaacatttcatTCTGAAATATAGTTAAGAATTTGTCATTTCCACATCCAGTATCCAAAAATCTATGTTGTTGCCTACCAGTCTCCCATGTTATGTGGGctgttaacgtttctgcaaaccacagatacggtGGTGGCATTATTCAGTTAACAAGGCTGCTgagtggatatttttaaggacaccttGGGATATTTTCAGGCGTTTCAGTAGCGACACAGAGGACTGCAGACATTTACGTCCGTTTCTGTGGCTACCAAAACTAAGttgcaatcaatcaatcaatcaatcaactttatttataaagcacttttcatacatgagtatgtagcacaaagtgctttacacaggaaacataaaacaataataaagaaagcccctccctcccaccctccgtactatatacatgcacacatacgtacacacacatacacacacacacacacacacacacacacttactacaggaaataaggagacatggcaaggcactgaggattgaggaaacgccacctttggggccgtccacactgggaggagtcacaggctgtgccacggggggcaccagtgcccaggccccccgaccctgacagacaacgactggctggggcaaagggacccagggacagcacccccagcagcatcccagacacagctcccagtgtggaggacccccctgaggaaactctggagttaacccttaaaaactaaaaacataagataggataaaaaccctgacaaaagataatttaaagaagtgaacagttaaaaggataaaatgcataagataataataaataaaataaaatagtatcgaagataaataattaaaaaaaaattatttaagatgaaaattgtttaaaaaaaaaagtttttgcaaCCGAAAGAAACGTAcagttttaacttatctgtggtttagCAGGAAACGTACTTGGCTAATATTTATTTTAGCGATTGTGTTGTTCCCACAGTCCAAGGTGCTaatagaaaaatacacaaaaatacaacataGTCACAAACATGTCTACACACAGGAAAAAGTACAATTACATACAAAATGAGCTCAAAAAACAGTGATTTTATCTCCAAGTGTAGGGAGTTTGGGGCAGTCAAGATGCTACGCCGTAACAGTTattgtgaatatatatatatatatatatatatatatatgtgtatatatatatacacatgtatgtatgtatgtatgtatgtatgtgtgtgtgtgtatgtgtgtgtgtgtatgtatgtatgtatgtatgtatgtgtatgtatgtatgtgtatatatatatgtatatatatgaatatatatatatatatatatatatatatatatatatatgaataatgCTGTACAcctgaattgaaaaaaaaaaatgtgtgcatgttGACAAAATAAATGAGGCTAGCTTTTTCCCTTGTGACCTGTGTGGCTGGAAAAATAGTGCAGAATAAGTAGTGGATGTATGAAGTCACACAATGAGAGCGTGTTAAAACAAGTCTGTCATCTGTCTTGGTAACCTTCTTGAAATTGATAAGCTACAAGTTCTCATGTAAACTAATAACACGGAGGGATATTTGGAAGATGATGCTGTGAAAATGTCCCCCTCCGAAGAACTTCCCATTGCGATGGTCTGCAAAACAGCTTTATCCCAAACCTGTCCGTCGCCGTGTGGTGGGAATACGGACAGTCGGCCTGGAAAAAAATTGGAATTCCTCTCATGGCGTGTCTGGGAATCAGTTTCACATGAAGATAAATATACCATTATACAagtatgaaagaaaaaaaaaaggtttcccCACAATAAATTCCACTGTTTATGAACGGCGGTGATGTGTGAGGGCGGGGCGCTGTGTGGGAGAGTCATCATCTTGTGTGGAAAAGACATTATCTCACGCAGCAGAGGAGTTTGGAGCAGAGCTTGCCTTTACTTGTACTGCAGCTGAGATTATTTGAGACAACCTGTAAACAGAGATGCTTACTTTTAGGGTGTTGTCACTGCAAGAGCTGTCTGCACGTGCTTTTATGTGGCTGTTAAACTGCTCCTCATAACCAGCAGGACTTTTTAACAGAGGTTTGTAGCTTTTCTGTGTCATTTGGAGGCATTTTTAAAGCAGTTCCAAGTGACTGCAGCTGATGTTTCCCCTTGAAATCTACACAATATTCTCTATTTTTAACAATTTATTGGTCCTCCGAAAACGAACAGCTCCCAAATGACAGGGTGTAAGGTCGTGAACTTGTTGTATAAGTGTTGATAagtcgttgtgtgtgtgtgtgtgtgtgtgtgtgtgtgtgtgtgtgtgtgtgtgtgtgtgtgtacgtgggGTTAAATGGTACACTGGGAATTTTTGTTTGTGCGTATGATCTCTGTGATGGGAGGAGCCACATGCCACCCTGTTTCTCTGTGGGTGCTGTCAGTTGTGCAGTCAGCACCTACTCCATCAAGTCGGGTCAGCTACAAAAGGGGTTTGAGAGCAGGAAAAGAGAGATAGTGTTCACGGAGGTAAAAATAATGCTCGAGGTGTTCGCTGATCTACAGGCCACAGTTTACCTGCTTGAGAAGGCAGACAGGTGTAATGTGTGGACCTGACACGCTGCAGAGAAAATGCATCACAGTGAACCAGGCTGAGAAAGTCTGTAGAGACGAGAGCTGCAACAGTTGATCATTTAATCAACTTTTTGGACAGTCGATGAATCATCAACACAGCCAGTGACACAAATGCAGCATCAGAAACAATCAGAGATCtctaaaaatgtccaaaatgaaGTTGTAATGTCCCAGCATGACACTGACATAAACTGAATTGGCCAAAGCAGTTTGGCTCAAAGGCAGACAAAATAATGCCAGCTGAGTGACGTGAGAGAACTGGCTGAAGACAATGCTTTGATTCAGGCTGCTGCCTCTGGCCCACAGCTATCATCACAGCTAAGATTAGTCCACAAATCTACAAAAACAGAGCAAGATCTAGCAGCCATGTATGAATAAGGACCAGAGCTGGCTGACATTCTGTCCTCAAGTCCAGCGCCAGAAGATGACCAACCGTGCCAACACTTTGGAATGACTGTCTACCAGAGAGAAGTTCTGTTTAAATGTCCAATCGTGTTATTTTTAAGTAACCCAGGTGTTTCCACAGGTGGCCTACGAGCAGGGAGACTACTACCACTCTGTGCAGTGGTTGGAGGAGTCGGTGCGTCTCTTCAGGGGAACAGGAGGCGAGTGGAGCCCGGAGAACGAAGGGACTCTGGAGGATGCTCTGGATCACTTGGCCTTCTCTCACTTTAAAGTATGTGGAAGTACACATGGCAAATGCTCATTTGTAACATGATTAATGGCTTGAATTCCTGCGATTCTGCTCATTGTTTCAGACAGGAAACGTCTCCTAtgctctcagtctgtctcaggAGTTACTGCATCATGGTAAGTTCTTTTCATTTAACTTGTCTGTGGTGCATAAATAATCCCTCAAAAACAGCATGACTGGCCTTTCTAAAACAAAGCCTGTACTGTAATTATAAAACATTCCCTATAATGTATGacttttgtgttgtttacaCGTTTTTCATCTCAGATCCCTTGAATGGAAGAGTTTTGCAGAATGTTGAGAAATACGAGAAGCTGCTGGTTACGAGTTCAGCCACATCGCTCAAGGGCGACGGACTGAGGAGACCCACCTCCAGTAATTTAAGAACCAGGGAAGCTTACGAGACCCTTTGCCAGACTCGAGGCTCTCAGGTATTTATCACGGTTAATCATTGTGAACACATACTGTGTGTGAGGAAATATCTGGTAGGGATCAGGGATAATTAAACACAACAACCGGAGGATTCTTAATTGGATAATTCTACAATGGAATTCtgctttttcaaatgtttgtctGCCTTATTACATGTGACTCTATTTAAGagaaaattataataaatgttaaataaaagattaaGAGTTTTAGGAATAGCAGAGGTTTGGCCctaatgctaacatcagcatgctaacatgttccAAATgaaaaatgctaacatgctaatctTAAGCAGGTGTAATGTTATTATATTGCTGACGACCTTTAGACAGTAAAATAAGTCAGCGTTACTTCTtcgtctgaaaagtgaagccaattTGGAAGTGCATTTAACTTGCATTATCTCTAATGTCCAGCAGgaggcgactccactggtttttctcactttctttgatATTGCAAGGCatgttcaacatttttattttctgttttctttttagtttttcgTTTTGGTCTCTCGGGGAAGAatacatggatcttgatgaaaaaaatcggGAGTTCTTGGGTGGCTGGCAACTATGATCAAGCACAATTTGGTGCAGATCCTAGATCCGCTGAGcttatggttaagcagttattGGTGGTTTGGaattatattttgattattggaTTAGGCtcgattgaattaaaggggactgttgggcctcggCGGAGGATGTTAAACTCTGATCTTATGTTCGCTCTTGAAGAAAAATCCGTGACAAATGTAATTGAGTTGAGTTTTCTTGGCCACCGAAGACTTTATTCTGAGGTCACATTTGCTTTTATGTTGACTTGTATGTGGGCAGACAACGATGCTGATTTTAATTGTTCGcgggtgaaaaagaaaaagagttcTTGTTTTGATCTTGTTAATGGACTTCAGCTGTTTCTCCTAGCAGCCAGCGCATTTTGAAAACCCCAAACTTTTCTGCGACTTCTTCACCAACGACGATCCCGGGCTGCTTCTGCTGCCAGTAAGACGAGAAGTGCTGAGCCTGCAGCCGTATGTGGTCCTGTACCACGACTTCATCACTGACACCGAGGTCGAGGACATCAAGGGGCTCGCCCAGCCAGGAGTAAGTGCCGGCACAGCACATTTCTCCTCATCCACTTCACAAATAGGAACTCCAAAATGAAACATGTGTCTTCAGCATGTCAGCTTTTTTACAATCAACACTGCATTTTTTGGTTAATCCAGTTAGGtcttcaaatttttttttcttttttttttttttttttttatttattccgaATATGCAAAATGGAACATGGCTTCCTGATTgctatttaacaaattatttacacaacataatatggaaatgaagattttgaggaagcaaaataataatgatagaaagtaaaacaaataacatattCGAAAAGGAGTGAGAAGAAGCATAGCTTGTTAGCTCTCACCCCTTTGTCTAAAggaaattaatatatatatatatatatatatatatatatatatatatatatatatctacatacacacataccacCCACATATACATgcttgtatatatacatatacatacacacaaaaacacacaaacctacacacgcgcacacacacacacacacacacacacacacactctgcctctcATCACCATGCCACATCAATTAATAAGTGATAAATGGTTTTGTAATCCcatgttttgttcttttctcagGGATTTTTCTGAAGCTTTTCTAAACCTTTACAACAGACAGAGAGTCTGTTGAGTTTGTTGAAATTGAATTGAACAAATAGATGAATCATGTTGGAAAACAGATTAAACGTGTTTCTGTTTCCATGTGAACGTCCGGTACTCCCACTGATGAATTGGGTCTTGGGCCATGTTTCTGTTACAATTAACCAGATTTAAGGAAATTGCTTTTTACGTGTCCATGTTCATAATGTTTGTTTAGGATTTATTGTGCCTGTGTTGATTTTGGCTTTCCTGGTATTACCGTTATTTCAGGATGTTTCCCAGGACTTGCCCATTTGTTAGCTGTTAAATGAAGTGTAATGAAATTGGCAGCCTTTGAGCGGGACTAGAAATGTTATCATTTTACGCCTGTAGTGCTATCTCAAATGGAGATATTTGCTGTGGCCTCCATCCTAAAGTGGACCTCGTTTACAGACGGTTACAGGTTTTTTTCACACTGCTTGACCGATCAGCGacagggagtcacacactgcaAGATCACACGCACAAGACCAGACGCAGTAATGGATCGGAACACAGTCCAAGTTGTTTATGCACTGATTTgcagcagaagaaaagaaagtgatgtGGGTGAGCGGATGGATTATGATGCACGAAGGATTATTCTGCCACTGAAAACGCATTGTGTCTGCATTGCTTGTGGCTGTGAACCGATTGGCAGCCATATTTTCTCCTGTGGGCTTCATTCAACACAGCAACATAAATCAATCTTAAGCAGGAAAATACAGctgtcaaacacagacacgTCAGCGCACATGTATAAATGCCAATGCTTTAGTGAGCCACCAACCCAAAGTCTAGAATCCTGTCATAAATGATGATTTAGAGGAATTACTTTGGTATGATCTTTAGGAAAAGAGTAAAGGTGCCTATGAAAATGCAGATATTACTCTGCTCTGCTGTGGGGCTTTTTGGCTGCTGGGGTCTAAGCCAACCGTGTACGTTTTCCTACTGGAAAGACTGTATGGAGGAATAGTTGGTCTGCTTCCAAACATTTAGCAAGGCCTAAAGGAATGAGGGATACATTTCTATGTAAACTTGGCTGAGGGCCTCAAACTGTCAAAATGACCCCGCTGGGCTCCACTGGTGAATATTCCGTATCTATATCTATCGGCATCTATCTGAAAACAGTTTTTCGATTTTCTGCTCATTAAATGGAAAAGGACAGAGCATTGTCCTCACTGTTCGCTGACTCAGTTACTTCAGGGAATACTTGGTGGGCTAACTCGATCGCTGCCCTATGGTTTCTGTGAGGTTTTGGCTTTGTTCAATGAATTTTCCGTCCTGTGCTCCGATGGAAACCCCTGTACTTATTTCATCATTATGTCAGCATGTGGGTTTATTGAAAACAGGCCCAGGGTATGGTATTAGTTTGGAGCAGAGAGCACGGTTTACCATTTGCTCATTCATAGCCCCTGTGCACCAATAACACAGGCCTGTTGTTTGGAGATAACAAATCCTTCATGTATTTGTTCCTTAGTGATTAATTTCTTGACTATTTTCCCTCTTTTTAAATGGTCCGTGTGCGGTGAGCTCTTTAGAGTTGAATGAAGTAATGCCTCTCGTGGCCACGAGGAAGTCATCAGGAGTTTGAGCTGCCAATTTAACAGAAATATCGTATTACCAGCTTTCTGCAGAGAACATCGTGCCACTCAAAGCACCCGTTGTAAATTAAAATAAGCAGAATGCAGTGACTAGTCTATATAAATCACAGAGGCTTTAGTCTTAAGCCGGGCTGTCCAAAACACCTAGACTTAACCCAGCCTCCGTTCCAGACTCTGAGGTGATGAAACCTGTAGAGGAAGTATGATATCTGAACTCTATAAAAACTCCTATGCACAGTTTTGCATCATTTGTGGTCAGATGATAGAAGGATAATGGAAATCCAACATCACAGCACCTTTGGAATTGTATTCTTGCCgcttttctctcagtttttatttctgacatGTGATTGGAGCATGTCGTCATGCTCGCATTACTCacattattcacattttgtCCGGGCTTTGCAGCTGGACATCAAAGCTCCGCTGCTGCAACAATCACAATcctaaaatgcttttttctgtctttgctgtCAAGTTGAGACGCTCTGTGGTGGCAGCTGGAGAGAAACAAGCAACAGCAGAGTACCGCATCAGTAAGAGGTACAAATGACTTGAAACACTTTGCTGTTTATGACGGTCTGTTTATCATCAAACTGATTCTTGTTCTTGTGTGGCCATATAAATCTGCAGCCTGAAACACTGAACAGTATGTGACCGCTGTAGAAAATATACTTTATCAATTGTAATTTGTTATTTATCTGTATGTCTTATTTTCTAGTGCATGGCTGAAGGGTTCAGCACAGTCCACTGTTGGGAAGCTGGACCAGAAGATCTCCATGCTCACGGGTCTGAATGTGAGGCACCCATATGGAGAATACCTCCAAGTGGTGAATTACGGGATCGGTGGCCATTATGAACCTCACTTTGACCACGCTACAGTAAGTGGTTTGTTCATATGGCTGGGCATTAAGACTTTAAAATAATAGtgtattgtaattttttttggtttgtttgtgaagaaattaaaaaacaaataaacttcCAAACAAAGTTGACTGTTTTGTTTGACCACATATATTTCACTTAATATAAATAAGCATAACCGAAAGTCATTTTTATGCTTTTACAGCTTAGATATATTTGTCAATAATATCATCATTAGACAGGTACTACCACCTTATCTTTTATCTTTATTAATACTGCAGGCAAGACTGCACTACCCTGAGAGGAACTGATTTTATTTGGGACGTCTAGACTCGACTTGTCACAACCTGTGTCTTGAATTGACTTGCCCAAGAAAAAATGGCTTGAGTCACATGTTGATGGTCACACAGTGTTTACACATCTAGCACAGTGGCATTGGACAGAGAAGggctgaggctagctggttagcatgctaacttcaatagatatcCCTACAACACAATAGTCATGatgtcatttcatttttgtctcaTCCTTTTGACAATTGTAGTTATTTTTTTAGTGTTGGCAAATGAAACTcccacatattgcaccttttaatatGGTTGTAGATTTGGCATGTTGTCCCTGCTTACATTTATAACTATTATTCATCTTTCAAATTTTCCAGTCAGCTTCGAGTCCGGTGTTCAAGCTGAAAACTGGGAATCGAGTGGCAACCTTTATGATATACGTGAGTGGAGTCTTGTTGTAAATGTCTAATGTCTCTGACAGTAGCCAGAGGTTCATGTTCCTGCTTTTCCAAAGCCGTGATTAAAGACACGGGTCAGGCCTCTGCCTGAGTGCTGTAAGGCTTCAGAACAGCCTGCCTCAGAAACTCAGACCAGATCTGACCTCACTGTCTCGATTTTACTTTTATAGATGTTCGGTCATGGAACAAACTTAAACCAAACTCTCTTTTCCGTCTCTGACTTCCATTACACagtctgcttttgttttgttctgttcatACGCATGAATCCAATGTGAACATTTTAGTTAAATTtgatagttaaaaaaaaaaagagaaagcctTTTTCTATGGCAGCAGACAAAGTGGCTTTTTATACCATGAGCCCataaacacaagacacaacactGAAGGAATGTCCTTTTTCCACAGCTCAGCTCTGTCGAGGCAGGTGGCTCCACAGCCTTCATCTACGCCAACTTCAGTGTTCCTGTTGTGGAGGTAAACACTCTGCTAAAATCTCAGAGGAGCTTAACGCAGCCTCTTTTTGTCTTCGTGTCATTTTCTTGCCTCAAGCTTGATTATTTTCACCTCCTTCACATTCTCTGCTGCAGATGTCAAAATGCTAAAAGGTCAGatcataacaacaacacatgagACTCTTTACCACAATACTGCTATTGTATATTCGAGCCTCCCCCAGGCCTTCCCCGGGGTTTAACCTTTCACCTTTCATGTTATTGAGCTCTCACTTCCTGCCTTTTTATATAGAAAATAACTGGACTTAATAAGCCCATAAAATAACTAATGAAATAGTGTGACTGCAGGGGCTTTTGTGCTTGAAAATCAGCTTGAGATAATTAGTTGTTCCACAGGAGAATAATCATTGGTTATTAATCATGTAGCTACATTTCAACTCTTAACGACGGCCTGACTATCCtgtatcctgtttttttttttcattactgtGAACTCATACAGAACCTCAGGAAGTTTATGTCAAAAGATGCACTTTAGACTTCCATATCAAATTTTTTTTGTCTACATCTGAGCTGGGAAAGTTTTTAAAGGATATGTTTAGGATTAGCGGTTAGCTTTAGCGGAGATAATTTGCT from Sparus aurata chromosome 2, fSpaAur1.1, whole genome shotgun sequence harbors:
- the p4ha3 gene encoding prolyl 4-hydroxylase subunit alpha-3 isoform X1; amino-acid sequence: MNRRWKLVSEQICGLHRSCSSSEQRGAQSSRCRGRAVDFPVLEMKFPMCVYLSWTLLSVAVVPLSVGEMYTSLLNVKQAISVERKLIDYLRTYIDHEVERLEDIKRFYAKVSDLHNELYKGPGTAMANPLVAFTLIKRLHSEWLNVVYSNEAQENTQALRSSYEEEEAELPKLEDLQGAAKGLMRLQDVYALQVTSLVKGRFQRVTNGESVDVYLPTVSLPLSGDDCFLVGKVAYEQGDYYHSVQWLEESVRLFRGTGGEWSPENEGTLEDALDHLAFSHFKTGNVSYALSLSQELLHHDPLNGRVLQNVEKYEKLLVTSSATSLKGDGLRRPTSSNLRTREAYETLCQTRGSQQPAHFENPKLFCDFFTNDDPGLLLLPVRREVLSLQPYVVLYHDFITDTEVEDIKGLAQPGLRRSVVAAGEKQATAEYRISKSAWLKGSAQSTVGKLDQKISMLTGLNVRHPYGEYLQVVNYGIGGHYEPHFDHATSASSPVFKLKTGNRVATFMIYLSSVEAGGSTAFIYANFSVPVVEKAAIFWWNLHRNGQGDEDTLHAGCPVLIGDKWVANKWIHEHGQEFQHRCSLNPDE
- the p4ha3 gene encoding prolyl 4-hydroxylase subunit alpha-3 isoform X2, which encodes MNRRWKLVSEQICGLHRSCSSSEQRGAQSSRCRGRAVDFPVLEMKFPMCVYLSWTLLSVAVVPLSVGEMYTSLLNVKQAISVERKLIDYLRTYIDHEVERLEDIKRFYAKVSDLHNELYKGPGTAMANPLVAFTLIKRLHSEWLNVVYSNEAQENTQALRSSYEEEEAELPKLEDLQGAAKGLMRLQDVYALQVTSLVKGRFQRVTNGESVDVYLPTVSLPLSGDDCFLVGKVAYEQGDYYHSVQWLEESVRLFRGTGGEWSPENEGTLEDALDHLAFSHFKTGNVSYALSLSQELLHHDPLNGRVLQNVEKYEKLLVTSSATSLKGDGLRRPTSSNLRTREAYETLCQTRGSQPAHFENPKLFCDFFTNDDPGLLLLPVRREVLSLQPYVVLYHDFITDTEVEDIKGLAQPGLRRSVVAAGEKQATAEYRISKSAWLKGSAQSTVGKLDQKISMLTGLNVRHPYGEYLQVVNYGIGGHYEPHFDHATSASSPVFKLKTGNRVATFMIYLSSVEAGGSTAFIYANFSVPVVEKAAIFWWNLHRNGQGDEDTLHAGCPVLIGDKWVANKWIHEHGQEFQHRCSLNPDE